Proteins co-encoded in one Theileria equi strain WA chromosome 3, complete sequence genomic window:
- a CDS encoding hypothetical protein (encoded by transcript BEWA_004040A), whose protein sequence is MASIHTIGACVFISMNKNENLNGKYCTKNCQTGTCQCNCRSEGGQTCDPDKCTSTNCQCCKDNDGGAISSFNTFTSQGLMIVLAFTGDGYLKTYSRYENDRRYWTWSGMWVACKSVKSSFTTNVRCKVLGKSEALLIVYEDQEF, encoded by the exons atggcgagtatacacACTATAGGAGCTTGTGTATTCATTAGTATGAAtaagaatgagaatctG AACggtaaatactgcacaAAAAACTGCCAAACCGGAACTTGCCAATGCAACTGCAGAAGTGAAGGAGGTCAAACTTGTGATCCTGACAAATGTACATCTACTAACTGccaatgctgtaaagaCAATGATGGTGGTGCTATATCCTCTTTTAACACATTCACATCCCAGggtttaatgatagtcttggcctttactggagatggttacCTTAAGACTTATTCTAggtatgagaatgataGGA GATACTGGACATGGAGTGGAATGTGGGTAGCATGCAAGAGTGTTAAGTCCTCCTTTACCACTAATGTCAGATGCAAAGTTTTAggtaaatcagaggctCTCCTAattgtctatgaagatcAGGAATTTTAG
- a CDS encoding hypothetical protein (encoded by transcript BEWA_004050A), with the protein MTRTHTCTGFGRKYVDIDISKTDVSRSYKDHCRNTIKVARVYGKPEQGYKRYTHSFPDRYYISGIYYNRVHQSSIKVTDAGLYEKRVTVYYLDYDDTNAVPLIVGLEWTYSDKYDYSRRTDPLVATSKWKGEGVDVSQEGQLAPKLIEISAKLSDLVVLRLNAAGGIYYANGENNAPPTNQNTQIKVTGPSPIHKIYEKYTHTPGGGINSLRVLSTKGTNNKKMPFDPPVYEKKYSEVCVYYWTLDKTFNNPLLVKLGNEDNYYKYAGSGNNWSKLDNITNDNLKQNLDRQNCSRNRAHQIDISKNTRGSYTCPGCTSKHIGVSTHGRDYSYYFHNISGGGSICGFKDKDKDQIGITFTSIISNVYVYHYPKGSDGIPLLIYLPLSSSSWYQREYIDSHTWTKVGGNQLTSPFSGGTAAILNLLEAKLPTVTINIGQTNVNNGGNTNTFTYKDTSGWSTETIQITKQEINSEYTSFSQCVLNKKYFAVKNIKYNTTFLQGIPQNLVVKTVTAYYYKGRSNFTLDKLLLVELEKRGTDQKRYAYYSRGSGGSTWTIVYENTELKDIELTNKLKELKKKLEDKAKQTTEVEGASGKNGERGGDGVTDPNSPSFVQQILDFIRSKPAEIGGGVSGVLGVTGGLVGVAVWKGPALLAKLITRL; encoded by the coding sequence ATGACTAGAACCCATACCTGTACTGGttttggaagaaaataTGTAGACATTGATATTTCTAAAACAGACGTTAGTAGAAGCTATAAGGATCATTGTCGTAATACCATTAAAGTAGCAAGGGTTTATGGTAAACCTGAACAAGGATACAAGAGATACACTCATTCCTTCCCTGATAGATATTATATTAGTGGCATATATTACAATAGAGTACACCAGAGTAGTATAAAAGTAACTGATGCAGGTCTCTATGAAAAAAGGGTAACCGTATACTATCTAGACTATGATGATACTAATGCAGTTCCCCTAATTGTGGGACTTGAATGGACTTATAGTGACAAGTATGACTACTCTAGAAGAACTGATCCTCTTGTGGCTACCAGTAAATGGAAAGGAGAAGGAGTAGATGTTAGCCAAGAGGGTCAACTTGCCCCAAAACTTATAGAAATAAGTGCCAAGTTAAGTGACCTTGTTGTACTTAGACTAAATGCAGCGGGAGGGATCTACTACGCCAACGGAGAAAATAATGCTCCACCAACAAATCAAAATACTCAAATTAAAGTCACTGGGCCTTCTCCAATCCATAAAATCTATGAAAAGTACACTCACACTCCTGGCGGAGGAATAAATTCTCTGAGAGTCCTCTCGACTAAAGGCACTAATAACAAAAAGATGCCTTTTGATCCTCCTGTTTATGAAAAGAAGTATAGTGAGGTTTGtgtctattactggactttGGATAAGACATTTAATAATCCCCTACTTGTTAAACTAGGTAATGAAGATAACTATTATAAGTATGCTGGGAGTGGAAATAATTGGAGTAAACTGGATAATATAACCAATGACAACCTCAAACAAAACCTTGACAGACAGAACTGCAGTAGAAACAGGGCTCATCAaattgacatttcaaagaataCTCGAGGATCCTACACCTGTCCCGGCTGTACTTCCAAGCATATTGGAGTTTCCACCCATGGTAGAGACTATTCCTATTACTTCCATAATATTTCTGGTGGTGGCTCTATTTGCGGATTCAAGGATAAAGATAAGGATCAAATTGGAATAACATTTACCAGTATAATATCGAATGTGTATGTTTATCACTATCCAAAAGGATCTGATGGAATCCCACTCTTGATTTATCTTCCACTATCATCCAGTAGCTGGTACCAAAGAGAATATATTGATTCTCATACCTGGACTAAAGTCGGAGGTAATCAACTAACATCTCCATTTAGTGGTGGCACAGCAGCTATACTAAACCTCCTAGAGGCTAAACTACCAACTGTTACTATAAATATTGGACAAACAAATGTCAATAACGGTGGAAATACTAATACCTTTACATATAAAGATACTTCCGGATGGAGTACCGAAACAATTCAGATCACAAAGCAAGAGATAAATAGTGAATATACTAGTTTCTCTCAGTGCGTCCtgaataaaaaatattttgcgGTTAAGAATATCAAATACAATACCACCTTTCTACAAGGTATACCACAAAATCTGGTTGTTAAAACTGTAACCGCATACTACTATAAGGGTAGATCTAACTTCACGCTTGATAAGCTTCTGTTAGTTGAACTTGAGAAAAGAGGTACTGATCAGAAAAGGTATGCATATTATAGCAGAGGGAGCGGAGGATCTACTTGGACTATTGTTTATGAGAATACTGAACTAAAGGACATCGAACTTACCAATAAACTTAAGGAGttaaagaagaaacttgaGGATAAAGCAAAGCAAACAACAGAAGTTGAAGGTGCATCCGgtaaaaatggtgaaaGGGGTGGTGATGGAGTTACTGATCCTAATTCACCGAGCTTTGTTCAGCAAATACTTGATTTCATTAGATCTAAACCTGCTGAAATAGGTGGAGGAGTTAGTGGAGTACTAGGAGTTACCGGAGGTCTCGTCGGTGTCGCTGTATGGAAAGGACCTGCTCTACTCGCAAAACTAATCACTCGTTTGTAA
- a CDS encoding hypothetical protein (encoded by transcript BEWA_004060A), whose amino-acid sequence MRTLNLSERDADDLENIVMKINSFNLILKVPNDAVTVSNSQNGPTISIQTTQETKGDYIEDNISLPPLDNRTTSTRSRDDTPTSQFSSSEKALTPLDQINLKATTLSSIINRVPMQNKQPSIENFYVKQQSLSQLSAESPLTTYARGKRTKTSIQTKRTTKGICKSTKPADVKKGTKETVKRVVKENVSRVVKEKIRGNKKEKVPLILSFSGKRSNNIIERCTLASIYYEKGHQYFDFINRPSDEEIVTHLIVPHDTERPTLKILYALCQGSFVLTTDFLIKAEEDEKWPAESDYEHPNWLRKTERIKKGDFLYGYKFYLYERFKKMNHMDVINLIQLCGGKVVNELQKCTHCIIKENPDVKLLNKPSLPQNAVLVTENWLINVLERFDAELPPDIPQPQDSEYNTNVKIVRRNIENFDPVLKNGSIIESQNSIVNTQSSIFGRKYDSQNIRACSTTDTLRL is encoded by the exons ATGAGAACGTTGAACCTGAGCGAGAGGGACGCTGATGACTTGGAAAATATTGTCATGAAAATAAACTCCTTCAACCTGATCCTAAAGGTTCCAAACGATGCTGTAACTGTATCTAATAGTCAAAATGGGCCAACGATTAGTATACAGACAACACAAG AAACAAAAGGTGACTATATTGAGGACAACATATCGCTTCCACCTCTGGATAATAGAACCACATCAACAAGGAGTCGAGATGATACACCAACATCACAATTTTCAA GCTCTGAAAAGGCTTTAACTCCTCTAGACCAAATCAACCTCAAAGCCACAACTCTATCCTCTATAATAAACAGAGTTCCTATGCAAAATAAGCAACCCAGTATTGAAAACTTTTACGTAAAACAACAAAGTCTTTCTCAACTCTCTGCAGAATCTCCGCTAACAACTTACGCAAGGGGCAAACGAACCAAAACTAGCATTCAGACAAAAAGAACCACAAAGG GAATTTGTAAATCTACAAAGCCAGCTGATGTCAAGAAAGGGACCAAAGAAACTGTAAAGAGAGTGGTAAAGGAGAATGTAAGCAGAGTAGTGAAGGAAAAAATAAGGGGGAACAAGAAAGAAAAGGTACCTTTGATACTATCGTTTAGCGGTAAAAGAAGTAACAATATCATCGAAAGGTGTACTCTGGCCTCAATCTACTATGAAAAGGGTCACCAGTactttgattttataaatagACCCAGCGATGAGGAAATTGTTACACACCTAATTGTTCCGCATGATACAGAGAGACCTACTCTGAAGATTCTCTATGCACTTTGTCAAGGTTCATTTGTTCTGACTACAGACTTTTTAATAAAAgctgaggaagatgaaaaatggCCCGCAGAATCAGATTATGAGCATCCAAATTGGCTCAGAAAAACtgaaagaataaaaaagGGAGATTTTCTCTACGGCTACAAGTTTTATCTCTATGAACGTTTTAAAAAGATGAATCACATGGACGTTATAAATTTGATTCAACTCTGTGGAGGGAAAGTAGTAAACGAATTGCAAAAATGTACTCACTGCATAATAAAGGAGAACCCAGATGTCAAACTCCTCAACAAACCGTCACTTCCCCAAAATGC CGTTCTTGTCACTGAGAATTGGCTCATTAATGTTTTGGAAAGATTCGATGCCGAGTTACCTCCAGATATACCTCAGCCTCAAGACTCTGAATATAACACAAATGTCAAAATTGTGAGAAGGAACATTGAAAACTTTGATCcagttttaaaaaatgGCTCCATAATCGAGAGTCAAAATTCAATCGTCAATACACAAAGCTCGATTTTCGGGAGAAAGTACGACTCACAAAATATAAGAGCCTGCTCCACGACGGATACTCTAAGGCTATAA
- a CDS encoding hypothetical protein (encoded by transcript BEWA_004070A): protein MSGKVLTLDFSKKPEKDGGMENYIEGGTAFTITRYDIKSPKGFFKLVYTTSETPFQLTSSLFNGQEIKKTVGAQVDPIENVTEVESYFWNGNDNTPMLLGITRNGINYGKQKYYSYMYDDKERKSYWSPAGTEYKELVRLLDENNCQINQAVPFEITDPTNYYATYNSYCINNSRNITGPITPLPLVDNKYSVKEYTVHNKDPVDPFNSGTKVSRVTFNGQDTTGINLNKNDAVSGIRVYSCPGSGDGGDIPLMLEFIKKDPGEESRWYYSQVPGGTQWAPAGKTKSQKFYASGKPTEKLTTELDDVRCLRNDEVTLDISFENSEEHQNRRYCCEKHNDEIYKKVTVDKKEVTGKTSIPYYKHSLTANTKLAAIKYYPHGNKDIRKYIVPYELKFPILGSPSVYVFYCRNNPVLIYVDSGTNVATGWYKKSTSSKDQWEKLQSELPNQTPDNFKNCDDKFNKLVEILKPFGCSYSPCADKSSQAQVKVQADPGVTIQLSQNQKAKSGNPLTHKYTDITNQKDITVTRTSYPVKGTTQDFLKFIHTPNGLSFKLNEIRDDNDEAITEIKHISDKIGLVGAYYWKYETSKNPLLIEVEDGGKYSYYTKIKDKWDNYDKIKDSRNGPTQAELESLNCEINDVIQIDVTQTSDYCHNDKDSQSPHKYKRKIRVLKASNNLGSYVAYAHIPNIDAGIYAFNISGFTKGGIEKVNFDRNLKLPVTDASRVVVYFCKKEVNTNNTPNNPLLIYVPQANGKKLFQKPSRDSDNNWEPVSGSNLTDDSQILEIINFLDCIESDCKPSSVVIDIYQRKEPKEATTYESSPSTIEVKPISNPQVQGFAECVHTVSGRNSYFSVKEFQYNGEETKIFLTPTKYVTSVSAYYWTHLEAPVKQNSERGRPLLVKVATQEPTGGMVNERYYENTGDPNNTKWQEWNPGSLEDLKSKLRRLNCILNNAVIIDVSQKTPNGPKVYGACKDKTFDGHHHDCNKMKATKEDHTSGISLGSYECYTHALAKPQGNEKFHITEFLSDGNTININGIGTPIRSVLDVSEVKVYLCPLDLPNKPLLLYYKTGGEHRWYKNPSGGTPDKWLSAEDILNTSTDPGSHEKIRGVLDSLQSKCRPTENPQPIAAEAGFIGTIAGYFFAGSAGSGLTGLLGYKGYKFYQSFKGDPWVRQI, encoded by the coding sequence atgagtgggAAGGTACTAACGTTAGACTTCTCCAAAAAGCCAGAGAAAGATGGAGGTATGGAAAACTATATTGAAGGTGGTACCGCCTTTACAATTACTAGGTACGATATTAAATCACCAAAGGGATTCTTCAAGTTAGTTTACACTACGTCCGAAACTCCTTTCCAACTGACTAGTTCCTTATTCAATGGCCAGGAAATAAAAAAGACTGTAGGCGCACAAGTAGATCCAATAGAGAATGTCACTGAAGTAGAATCATATTTCTGGAATGGGAATGATAACACACCTATGCTACTTGGAATTACAAGGAATGGAATAAATTACGGTAAACAAAAGTACTATTCCTATATgtatgatgataaagaaaGAAAGAGTTATTGGTCACCTGCTGGTACTGAATATAAAGAACTTGTGCGGCTACTAGATGAGAACAATTGTCAAATAAACCAAGCGGTTCCATTTGAAATAACTGATCCTACAAATTACTACGCCACGTACAATTCTTACTGTATAAACAATAGCAGAAATATTACAGGTCCTATTACTCCACTTCCTCTAGTTGATAACAAATATAGCGTTAAGGAATATACCGTTCATAATAAGGATCCCGTAGATCCCTTTAACTCGGGTACTAAGGTTTCCAGAGTGACATTTAATGGACAAGATACTACTGGAATAAATCTTAACAAAAATGATGCAGTATCGGGGATTAGGGTTTATTCTTGCCCAGGTTCTGGTGATGGTGGTGACATACCCCTCATGCTCGAGTTTATAAAGAAAGATCCTGGAGAAGAGTCAAGGTGGTATTACAGCCAAGTTCCTGGTGGTACTCAATGGGCACCAGCTGGTAAGACAAAGTCACAGAAGTTTTATGCATCAGGGAAACCTACAGAAAAACTTACAACTGAGCTAGATGATGTTAGATGTTTGCGTAATGATGAAGTTACCTTGGATATATCTTTTGAGAATTCTGAGGAGCATCAGAATCGAAGGTACTGTTGTGAGAAACATAACGATGAGATATATAAGAAGGTAACTGTTGATAAAAAGGAAGTTACAGGCAAAACTTCTATTCCTTACTACAAACATTCCCTGACTGCTAATACTAAACTTGCAGCTATAAAGTATTATCCTCATGGAAATAAGGATATTAGAAAGTATATAGTGCCTTATGAGTTAAAATTTCCTATCCTTGGCTCACCTAGTGTCTATGTATTCTACTGCAGAAATAATCCGGTACTCATTTATGTTGATTCTGGCACAAACGTGGCTACTGGATGGTACAAAAAAAGTACCTCCAGCAAAGATCAATGGGAAAAACTCCAAAGTGAACTTCCAAACCAAACACCAGATAATTTCAAAAACTgtgatgataaatttaaCAAACTTGTGGAAATACTAAAACCTTTTGGATGCAGCTATTCGCCATGTGCTGACAAATCATCGCAGGCTCAAGTAAAAGTGCAAGCAGATCCAGGAGTGACCATTCAGCTTTCACAAAACCAGAAGGCAAAGAGTGGAAATCCTCTTACTCATAAATATACTGATATTACAAATCAGAAGGACATTACTGTCACAAGAACTTCCTATCCTGTTAAGGGAACTACTCAGGACTTCTTAAAGTTTATCCATACCCCCAATGGACTATCATTCAAACTAAACGAAATAAGGGATGATAACGATGAGGCCATTACAGAGATTAAGCATATCTCTGATAAGATTGGTTTAGTTGGagcttattactggaagtATGAGACTAGTAAGAATCCGCTACTGATTGAGGTAGAAGATGGCGGTAAGTACTCCTATTATACAAAGATTAAGGATAAATGGGATAACTATGATAAGATTAAAGACTCTAGAAATGGACCTACTCAAGCCGAGTTAGAATCGCTCAATTGTGAGATAAACGATGTCATTCAAATAGATGTCACGCAAACTTCTGATTATTGCCataatgataaagattctcaaaGTCCTCATAAGTATAAAAGGAAAATTAGAGTTCTTAAAGCTAGCAATAATCTTGGAAGCTATGTTGCTTATGCtcatattccaaatatagATGCGGGAATATATGCATTCAATATTTCTGGCTTTACTAAGGGAGGTATTGAAAAGGTCAATTTTGATAGGAATCTGAAACTACCTGTTACCGATGCTAGTAGAGTAGTTGTTTATTTTTGCAAGAAGGAAGTTAATACCAACAATACTCCAAATAACCCCCTTCTCATTTATGTACCTCAAGCtaatggaaagaagttATTTCAAAAACCTTCTCGAGATAGCGATAATAACTGGGAACCTGTTTCTGGTAGTAATTTGACCGATGACTCccaaattctggaaattATCAACTTTTTGGATTGTATAGAGAGTGACTGTAAACCGTCGTCCGTAGTTATAGATATTTATCAGAGAAAAGAGCCTAAAGAAGCTACTACTTATGAAAGTTCTCCTTCTACCATAGAGGTAAAACCAATTTCTAATCCACAAGTTCAAGGTTTTGCCGAATGTGTTCACACAGTATCCGGGAGGAATAGCTACTTCAGTGTTAAGGAGTTCCaatataatggagaagagactaaaatatttttgacTCCTACGAAATACGTAACTTCTGTTTCTGCATATTACTGGACTCATTTAGAAGCACCTGTCAAACAGAATAGTGAGAGAGGCAGACCTTTACTTGTCAAGGTAGCTACTCAGGAGCCTACTGGAGGAATGGTGAATGAGAGGTACTATGAAAATACTGGTGATCCTAATAATACAAAGTGGCAGGAATGGAATCCAGGATCTTTAGAGGACCTCAAAAGTAAACTCCGTCGTTTAAACTGCATACTTAATAACGCAGTGATCATAGATGTGTCTCAGAAGACTCCTAATGGCCCAAAGGTTTATGGTGCTTGCAAGGATAAAACTTTTGACGGACATCATCATGATTGTAATAAGATGAAGGCCACGAAGGAGGATCATACTTCTGGTATCTCTCTTGGAAGTTATGAATGTTACACCCATGCTCTTGCAAAACCACAAGGTAATGAAAAATTCCACATAACCGAATTTCTAAGTGATGGTAACACGATAAATATCAATGGAATAGGAACTCCTATTCGATCCGTTTTGGATGTGAGCGAGGTTAAAGTCTACCTTTGTCCTCTGGATCTCCCTAACAAGCCCCTACTCTTGTACTACAAGACTGGTGGAGAGCATAGATGGTACAAGAACCCTTCTGGAGGAACCCCTGATAAATGGCTATCTGCAGAAGATATCTTGAATACAAGTACTGACCCAGGTTCCCATGAAAAAATCCGTGGAGTACTTGACAGTCTTCAGAGTAAATGTAGACCTACTGAAAATCCTCAACCTATTGCTGCTGAAGCTGGCTTTATTGGTACTATAGCTGGATACTTTTTTGCTGGTTCTGCAGGATCCGGACTAACTGGTTTATTGGGATATAAGGGTTATAAGTTCTACCAAAgctttaaaggagacccttgggttagacagatttga
- a CDS encoding hypothetical protein (encoded by transcript BEWA_004080A) produces MDVDTFLKSSVSEGFNLLAFETLEYPQVAKFLKRHPNFDEAVKAVKILEISGSDLLAMPK; encoded by the exons ATGGATGTGGACACATTTCTCAAGAGCTCCGTCTCTGAGGGCTTCAATCTCCTGG CCTTTGAGACCCTGGAGTATCCGCAAGTGGCCAAATTCCTCAAACGACACCCAAACTTTGATGAAGCCGTCAAAGCTGTCAAGATATTGGAG ATCTCCGGAAGTGACCTACTCGCAATGCCAAAGTAA
- a CDS encoding hypothetical protein (encoded by transcript BEWA_004090A) translates to MNFKLLVYPFLCCTYRRDRVNRPHVLSAHEVSHNDHSHGDLEELPEVVTSSDVAATAKCEVLIEPNPADEGIKVSDFENLESEREILIPYIVDYPLNRVIQDEELTRDQAARLLLDDCGFFGASGPQELRSTRDVHLVTSVEKKRPAKKEEQPVGDTGPVAAPKEQEIPPAFQDYQDATPKDVKIKRPLEFSSDLTSYDLALDTGSPVWHSLATKSLHESASKVDIANDSEYKLKSAEDAEAIRKKYVIGRARIHWFPRYFHKSLSDLYEWIEKVDIILDVRDARIPYVSDSDFLINVYNNMFTHKPKILVYTHKDQASVRGCEDWARYYRIKEFRNYKLFNKNIENENEQKPFAPCVFVNGRLGGKSLITLKKLIYKMCARVNERRIRKGFEKRPLRAIVLGLPNIGKSALINRLIGRRKSDSYNSPGVTREIKWVRLRPDEYTEAVHKIIDCVDTPGILPPNLYHLCDMAKGKNKLLGRLYYDLEDNIPGGYSKSGIDAKSQKIERNVFLLAAANQIIEGAYDNSEAAQILMEQMFQTFSKNPSYIDMARITKRFPFMRRYLDILKTRTHREHLFEDLAYDFLDTLAVRNFAGESNAAASRILTDFRKGYIGSSTLQVPPPIEVFEEFTQSKQQVKISAEACKSPIPSTAPEYTEYSHGLYYGW, encoded by the coding sequence ATGAATTTCAAGCTCCTGGTTTACCCGTTCCTCTGCTGTACCTATAGACGCGACCGGGTAAATAGACCTCACGTGCTCTCTGCACATGAGGTATCGCATAATGATCATTCGCATGGAGACCTTGAGGAACTCCCAGAGGTGGTGACCTCTAGCGATGTTGCAGCAACGGCCAAATGTGAAGTTTTGATAGAGCCAAATCCCGCAGACGAGGGTATCAAAGTCTCggattttgaaaatttggagtCGGAGCGGGAAATTCTCATTCCATACATTGTAGATTATCCCTTGAATCGAGTCATTCAAGACGAAGAACTCACTAGAGATCAAGCTGCGAGGCTCTTGTTGGACGACTGTGGATTTTTCGGGGCATCTGGGCCACAAGAATTGCGCTCTACCAGAGACGTGCATTTGGTTACAAGTGTCGAAAAGAAAAGACCTGCAAAAAAAGAGGAGCAACCGGTGGGTGATACAGGCCCTGTCGCTGCCCCAAAGGAGCAAGAGATTCCCCCGGCTTTCCAAGATTATCAAGACGCTACTCCAAAAGATGTCAAGATAAAACGTCCCCTGGAATTCTCGTCCGATTTAACTAGCTATGACCTGGCGCTTGATACTGGATCTCCCGTCTGGCATTCCCTAGCCACAAAAAGTCTGCACGAGTCGGCAAGCAAGGTGGACATTGCAAATGATAGCGAGTACAAGCTAAAGAGCGCAGAGGACGCCGAAGCTATCCGTAAAAAGTATGTCATTGGAAGAGCTAGGATACACTGGTTTCCAAGGTACTTTCACAAGTCCTTGTCTGATCTCTATGAGTGGATTGAAAAGGTTGACATTATCCTAGATGTCCGAGATGCACGCATACCATACGTTTCGGATTCCGACTTTTTAATCAACGTGTACAATAACATGTTTACGCACAAGCCAAAGATTCTGGTTTATACGCACAAGGATCAGGCAAGTGTTCGCGGTTGCGAAGATTGGGCACGCTATTACAGAATTAAAGAATTTAGGAACTACAAGCTCTTTAACAAGAACATTGAGAATGAGAACGAACAAAAACCATTCGCGCCGTGTGTTTTTGTAAATGGCCGTCTGGGTGGAAAGTCACTCATTACACTCAAGAAGCTCATTTACAAAATGTGTGCCAGGGTTAATGAAAGACGAATTAGGAAGGGATTTGAAAAGAGACCCTTGAGAGCCATTGTTCTAGGCCTGCCAAATATTGGGAAATCTGCCCTTATAAACAGGCTGATTGGGCGAAGGAAAAGCGATAGTTACAACTCACCAGGTGTAACTAGGGAAATAAAGTGGGTGAGACTACGCCCGGACGAATATACAGAAGCTGTGCACAAAATTATAGACTGTGTAGACACGCCTGGAATACTGCCGCCAAACCTCTACCATCTCTGTGACATGGCAAAGGGCAAAAACAAGCTCTTGGGACGTCTCTACTATGATCTAGAGGATAACATTCCCGGTGGTTACAGCAAGTCTGGTATTGACGCAAAATCTCAAAAGATTGAGAGAAACGTCTTTTTACTTGCAGCTGCAAACCAGATCATAGAAGGTGCGTATGACAACTCAGAAGCTGCCCAGATCCTAATGGAACAGATGTTTCAGACCTTTAGCAAGAATCCGAGCTATATCGACATGGCAAGAATTACAAAACGGTTCCCATTCATGAGAAGGTATCTGGACATTCTCAAGACCAGGACACATCGGGAACACCTATTTGAGGACCTGGCTTACGACTTTTTGGACACTTTGGCTGTGCGAAACTTTGCGGGGGAATCAAATGCTGCAGCGTCCAGGATTCTTACCGATTTTAGAAAGGGTTACATTGGCTCATCCACGCTCCAAGTACCTCCTCCCATTGAGGTATTTGAGGAGTTTACGCAGTCTAAACAACAGGTCAAGATATCCGCAGAGGCCTGCAAGTCTCCCATTCCCTCAACCGCTCCAGAATACACGGAATACTCACACGGACTCTATTATGGCTGGTGA
- a CDS encoding hypothetical protein (encoded by transcript BEWA_004100A) → MHIIEWAKVFKELRNRGYLEPGVTQDENQFMEISNSILTGETGELVPYDEVDKDKKICTIDISNMNEGYYTAGCDDKVRPVDERNFQGFTYYIYYTDVDNVYRFVNGESAPIGLPLVKNVEKIFVYFYPSEFGVSSLMQISKKRKIWYIRNSQSNTWERVFDPRDKPYDNRDWTKIIRLLERTYIPANVLDVSLFEEYRHSRIHPAFSIEISRVFTSNYYSFTHKKKEGGLFKVTKVVYKGSALEGIPPSDDLKSLSLYFFGRIPLESALLLVEMISHNDKCTYFHRKNAAQTWSPVFPAPLTERLDTSRITNQLDELKEKRFNGIEKYFEHHTSATRSEVINECLKSLAIGIFAGIVLALILYEISAVIHSPRTSLIRGFARLVSRCIGRIFPSIVRSRKGYKKVSIE, encoded by the coding sequence ATGCACATCATAGAATGGgcaaaagtttttaaagaactGAGAAATCGCGGTTATCTAGAACCAGGTGTTACTCAGGATGAAAATCAATTTATGGAGATATCTAACAGTATATTAACCGGAGAAACAGGCGAGCTTGTGCCATATGATGAAGTTGATAAAGACAAGAAAATTTGTACTATAGATATATCCAATATGAATGAGGGGTATTATACGGCTGGTTGCGATGATAAAGTAAGACCAGTGGATGAGCGTAATTTCCAAGGGTTCacatactacatttattaCACAGATGTAGATAATGTTTACAGGTTTGTGAACGGGGAAAGTGCTCCAATTGGCCTTCCACTCGTAAAGAACGTGGAAAAGATTTTCGTTTACTTTTATCCGTCTGAATTTGGAGTATCCTCACTTATGCAGATATCCAAGAAACGCAAGATTTGGTATATCAGAAATAGTCAGAGTAACACTTGGGAAAGGGTATTTGATCCACGAGATAAGCCCTATGACAACCGTGATTGGACAAAGATTATACGACTTTTAGAACGCACTTATATACCGGCCAACGTACTAGATGTTTCACTTTTTGAAGAGTATAGGCATTCTAGGATCCATCCAGCGTTTTCAATTGAAATTTCTAGGGTATTTACTTCAAACTACTACTCATTTACGcataaaaagaaagaagGAGGCCTTTTCAAGGTTACTAAAGTTGTATATAAAGGATCAGCACTAGAAGGGATCCCACCCTCTGATGACCTGAAGAGTCTATCTCTCTACTTTTTTGGAAGAATACCCCTAGAGAGTGCTCTGCTTTTAGTTGAAATGATATCGCATAATGATAAATGCACTTACTTTCATAGGAAGAATGCTGCACAAACATGGAGTCCCGTATTTCCAGCACCATTAACCGAAAGATTGGACACAAGTCGTATTACAAACCAGCTTGATGAATTAAAAGAGAAGCGTTTCAACGGAATAGAGAAATATTTCGAACACCACACAAGTGCAACTCGAAGCGAAGTTATAAACGAATGTTTAAAATCTCTGGCTATCGGAATATTTGCTGGGATCGTACTTGCGCTTATTTTATACGAAATATCAGCTGTAATACATAGTCCAAGGACAAGTTTAATCAGAGGCTTTGCTCGTCTTGTCTCAAGGTGCATAGGACGCATTTTCCCCTCCATTGTTCGTTCACGCAAGGGCTACAAGAAAGTTTCCATAGAATAA